A region from the Aquimarina sp. ERC-38 genome encodes:
- a CDS encoding class I SAM-dependent methyltransferase: MRLLTPDDFIDVYVKLKQRGFGFIRSKFTTDSLERTKSAFNDTDIQTSNFWSIPKIKERWNLKITGNSGFRYEDFVMQEFFEEKHNLKMLSLGSGSCDHELYFAHYKNFAKITCVDINDLLFEQAKQIALDRQLENMEFVLKSIYNMDFKAETYDIIYFHASLHHFEKLEDLLGNQLKNVLKKEGKLIINEFVGPDRLQFPKYQIQAINKSLSKIPAKYRIRFKTSLIKKKVTAPGWLRMYIADPSECVASSQILPIIYKHYNKIYEAPYGGNLLMLVFKDIAHHFIKTDKEKEAVLQEIFKEEDQYLEVYPSDFIFGVYEKKNLH; this comes from the coding sequence TTGAGACTACTAACCCCAGATGATTTTATTGATGTTTACGTAAAACTAAAACAAAGGGGGTTTGGTTTTATACGTTCTAAATTTACTACAGATTCTTTGGAACGAACAAAAAGTGCATTTAACGATACGGATATACAAACATCTAATTTTTGGTCCATCCCAAAAATAAAAGAACGATGGAATCTAAAGATTACCGGGAATTCCGGATTTCGTTACGAAGACTTTGTAATGCAAGAATTTTTTGAAGAAAAACATAACCTAAAAATGTTGTCTCTAGGAAGTGGTAGCTGTGATCATGAACTGTATTTTGCTCACTACAAAAACTTTGCAAAAATTACTTGTGTCGATATCAATGACCTCCTTTTTGAACAAGCGAAACAAATTGCTTTAGATAGACAGCTAGAAAATATGGAATTTGTATTGAAAAGCATCTACAATATGGACTTTAAAGCTGAAACCTACGATATCATATATTTCCATGCATCCTTACATCATTTTGAAAAATTGGAGGATTTATTAGGTAATCAATTAAAGAATGTATTAAAAAAAGAAGGTAAGCTGATCATCAATGAATTTGTTGGTCCGGATCGTTTACAATTTCCAAAATATCAAATTCAGGCAATTAATAAAAGTCTGTCAAAGATACCTGCTAAGTACCGAATACGTTTTAAGACTTCGCTTATCAAAAAAAAAGTGACCGCACCAGGATGGTTACGGATGTATATCGCAGACCCATCAGAGTGTGTAGCTTCCAGCCAAATACTCCCAATCATCTATAAACATTATAATAAAATTTACGAAGCTCCCTATGGTGGTAACCTGTTAATGTTAGTTTTTAAAGATATTGCGCATCATTTTATAAAAACGGATAAAGAGAAGGAAGCGGTTTTACAGGAAATTTTTAAGGAAGAAGATCAATATTTGGAAGTGTACCCCAGTGATTTTATTTTTGGGGTTTACGAAAAGAAGAATTTACACTAA
- a CDS encoding 2OG-Fe(II) oxygenase: MNRFEISQLIYKAIKDKEDKLKEQFATSSNDIGYFFIDDLLPEEITLRIFNKFPNISQTRQKKSLKEFKHVAAQMDQYDPLLEEVIYAFQEPKVVHLIASICKLEKVYPDSHLYAGGISMMGQGNYLQPHLDNSHDKDRKQWRVLNLLFYITPDWNPKNGGNLELWPNGVKGKPLTIDARFNRLVIMATHKKSWHSVSKVTTDRVRCCVSNYYFSNHPLDNKESFHVTTFRARPGQSFQNQLLKIDAQLRMAVRKVFSKGIVKNPHVYHKPDAKKNPE, translated from the coding sequence ATGAATCGTTTTGAAATTAGTCAACTTATTTATAAAGCTATCAAAGATAAGGAAGACAAACTAAAAGAACAGTTTGCCACTTCCTCGAATGATATCGGATATTTTTTTATAGATGACTTACTACCTGAAGAAATAACACTCCGGATTTTCAACAAGTTTCCGAATATATCTCAAACCAGGCAAAAAAAGAGTTTAAAAGAGTTTAAACACGTGGCGGCCCAGATGGATCAATACGATCCTCTACTAGAGGAGGTGATTTATGCATTCCAAGAACCTAAGGTGGTTCACCTTATTGCTTCCATTTGTAAGTTAGAAAAGGTATACCCGGATAGTCATTTGTATGCAGGGGGTATTTCTATGATGGGACAAGGTAATTATCTACAACCTCATCTGGATAATTCACATGATAAAGACCGAAAACAATGGCGTGTTTTAAATTTATTGTTTTATATAACCCCGGATTGGAATCCGAAAAATGGGGGAAACCTCGAACTCTGGCCTAATGGGGTAAAAGGAAAACCCTTAACCATAGATGCACGGTTTAACCGATTGGTGATTATGGCTACGCATAAAAAATCCTGGCACTCCGTAAGTAAGGTTACTACCGATAGAGTGCGTTGTTGTGTTTCTAATTATTATTTTTCTAATCATCCATTAGACAACAAAGAAAGTTTTCATGTAACTACTTTTAGAGCCAGACCCGGGCAAAGCTTCCAGAATCAGTTATTAAAGATAGATGCGCAACTACGTATGGCGGTTCGCAAGGTCTTTAGCAAAGGCATTGTAAAAAACCCACATGTTTATCATAAACCAGACGCAAAGAAAAATCCGGAATGA
- a CDS encoding glycosyltransferase family 2 protein, with the protein MLSILIPVYNYNCVALVKELQKQAVETSIPFEIIVGDDGSNLFTKENKEINNLKFCTFIENPNNIGRSALRNKLAKLAQYSYLLFLDADTFPVYKTFITNYLKSITPKTEVISGGLQYDKAYTPKDHEILRYTFGMHREEIPLEVREKKPYATFLSSNFLIAKKLFNTVSFNSTIPNLACEDIVFAMDLKKKAIELKHTDNPVFHNGLETNAIFLQKSIDSLRSRKYMVQKGLLDPNLTKITSLANQLEKFCISGMIKIVYRLFKSTLKRNILSKNPSLKFFDFYRLGYYLSDNEEIN; encoded by the coding sequence ATGCTTTCTATTTTAATTCCTGTTTACAATTACAATTGTGTTGCTTTAGTAAAAGAATTACAGAAGCAGGCTGTAGAAACATCAATACCATTTGAAATCATTGTAGGTGATGACGGATCCAATTTATTTACTAAAGAAAATAAAGAAATCAATAATTTAAAGTTTTGTACTTTTATAGAAAATCCTAATAATATAGGCCGAAGTGCCCTGAGAAATAAATTAGCCAAATTAGCGCAGTATTCTTATTTACTTTTTTTAGACGCAGATACTTTTCCTGTTTATAAAACATTTATTACCAACTATTTAAAATCTATTACCCCTAAAACGGAAGTAATTTCCGGCGGGCTTCAATATGACAAGGCTTATACCCCAAAAGATCACGAAATCCTACGGTATACATTTGGAATGCACCGAGAAGAAATTCCTCTTGAAGTTAGGGAGAAGAAACCTTATGCTACTTTTTTAAGTTCCAATTTTTTAATAGCCAAAAAGCTTTTTAATACGGTTTCTTTTAATAGTACCATACCTAATTTAGCTTGTGAAGACATTGTTTTTGCTATGGATTTAAAGAAAAAAGCCATAGAATTAAAACATACGGATAATCCGGTATTTCATAACGGTTTAGAAACCAATGCTATTTTTCTACAAAAATCAATAGACTCTCTACGTAGCCGAAAATATATGGTTCAGAAAGGCCTGTTAGACCCTAATTTAACAAAAATTACTTCTTTGGCTAATCAACTGGAAAAATTTTGTATTTCGGGAATGATTAAAATAGTATACAGGTTATTTAAGTCAACCTTAAAACGAAACATACTTTCTAAAAACCCATCGTTGAAGTTTTTTGACTTTTACCGATTGGGTTATTATCTGTCGGATAACGAAGAAATTAATTAA
- a CDS encoding sugar 3,4-ketoisomerase, producing the protein MEKPAHIKDLIQTTRIDDCKILTIPKIKDPRGNIAVIEKEILPFESKRVYYLYDVPSDAVRGGHAHKELKQFIIALSGSFTVLLHDGKEQKEISLNKPDKGLLLVPGIWRKLEDFSSGSVCLVLASATFDEEDYIRDFTDFLSYKK; encoded by the coding sequence ATGGAAAAACCTGCTCACATCAAGGACCTAATTCAAACCACCCGTATTGATGATTGTAAAATACTTACAATTCCTAAAATTAAAGACCCACGGGGTAACATTGCAGTAATTGAGAAGGAAATACTCCCTTTTGAAAGTAAACGGGTGTATTACCTATATGATGTACCGAGTGATGCGGTTCGTGGAGGTCATGCACATAAAGAACTGAAACAGTTTATTATAGCCTTAAGTGGAAGTTTTACCGTGTTATTGCATGATGGAAAAGAGCAAAAAGAAATTTCTTTAAATAAACCGGACAAAGGACTCCTTTTAGTACCGGGCATATGGAGAAAATTAGAAGATTTTTCATCAGGTTCCGTTTGTCTGGTATTAGCATCCGCAACCTTTGACGAAGAAGATTATATACGGGACTTTACGGATTTTCTATCTTATAAAAAGTAG
- a CDS encoding glycosyltransferase: protein MKIGIVVSSLADGGAEKSSAILSKMLVNQNFNVVLISDSATITYSYSGRLIILDDLLKIKNGLLGKVLRTKLFRHILKEENFDVIIDTRARESTLKQIIFNGIVFPVRKTIFMLHNFNLSLYFPRQKTLTRILYRHARHIVGVSKDSIAHASNIYGFKRISCIYNAFDTEIYQQANAFTVEEEQPYILSYGRILDESKDYTFLINNYKRSILPLQNIKLMIVGDGPDKVKIKNLIRSLKLEEHVIFKDFTSNPFPYVQNALFTTLTSNFEGFPMVLVESLVLGTPVVAVDCKSGPSEIIETGINGVLVPFKDSVQFVGALNKMVEEPDFYKNCKKGTVPSVEKFKMDYIAKQWKNLLTSRT from the coding sequence ATGAAAATTGGTATTGTAGTTTCTTCTTTAGCCGATGGGGGCGCTGAAAAGTCAAGTGCTATTTTATCAAAAATGCTGGTAAATCAAAATTTCAATGTGGTTCTTATTAGTGATTCTGCTACTATAACTTACAGTTATTCGGGTAGATTAATTATTTTGGATGATCTACTTAAAATAAAAAATGGACTTCTCGGTAAAGTATTAAGAACAAAGTTGTTTAGACACATATTAAAAGAGGAAAACTTTGACGTCATCATAGATACCAGAGCTCGCGAAAGTACTTTAAAACAGATCATCTTCAATGGTATTGTTTTTCCTGTGAGAAAGACAATTTTTATGCTACATAATTTTAACTTATCTCTTTATTTTCCCAGGCAAAAAACATTGACCAGAATACTTTACAGGCATGCCAGGCATATCGTGGGTGTTTCTAAAGATAGTATAGCACATGCTTCTAATATCTACGGATTTAAAAGAATATCTTGTATTTATAATGCTTTTGATACTGAAATTTATCAACAGGCAAATGCATTTACAGTAGAAGAGGAGCAACCTTATATTTTGTCATACGGGCGTATTCTAGATGAATCTAAGGATTACACTTTTTTAATTAACAACTATAAACGTTCTATTTTACCATTACAAAATATTAAATTAATGATAGTGGGAGATGGTCCGGATAAGGTGAAAATCAAAAATTTGATTCGCTCATTAAAGTTAGAAGAACACGTTATATTTAAAGATTTTACTTCAAATCCCTTTCCATATGTCCAAAATGCCTTGTTTACGACCCTAACCAGTAACTTCGAAGGTTTTCCAATGGTATTAGTAGAGTCCCTTGTTTTAGGTACCCCCGTAGTCGCAGTAGATTGCAAATCCGGACCCTCTGAAATAATAGAAACCGGAATTAACGGGGTTTTAGTTCCGTTTAAAGATTCGGTTCAATTTGTAGGAGCTTTAAATAAAATGGTGGAGGAGCCCGATTTTTATAAAAACTGTAAAAAAGGAACTGTACCCAGTGTCGAAAAATTTAAAATGGATTATATTGCCAAACAATGGAAAAACCTGCTCACATCAAGGACCTAA
- a CDS encoding O-antigen translocase, which yields MLRPILKNFRKNNLVKIGSVNSVGVLITSLCSIASSKIIALYLGAEGMAILGNLRNFLASIQTVATLGLYNGFVKYVSELKRNKTELVAMLSTSYYICFVVTMSMSFWMYFWPDFWDQWIFGSTFSNPELFKYIAIALPFYASNIMCLAIINGFSRYKIFIILNIAGSIVGFTITFFLIWQYALLGALYALVINPAISLLLTLTIILYQRNLVVFLKANKISKKYIKNLSAYGIMALLSAIIFPMVYIYIRNYIAQVEGVTKAGFWEAMQRISNQYMLFVTTLISLYLLPKLSNADHTSTFRIEVGKFLKTVLPVFIVGFALLFILKKYIISLLFTEDFQSMQALFIWQLSGDLLKIIAITIACQLLAKKMFWEYVISELLSFISLYVLSTILIDEFGFVGASMAHLGNFVIYLMVIVFIFRKYFYKSSNQ from the coding sequence TTGTTACGTCCAATATTAAAAAATTTTAGAAAAAACAACCTGGTAAAGATAGGTTCCGTCAATTCGGTGGGAGTGCTGATTACCTCTTTATGTAGTATTGCAAGTTCCAAGATTATTGCTTTATATCTGGGTGCGGAGGGAATGGCTATTTTAGGAAATCTCCGTAATTTCTTAGCTTCCATACAAACGGTAGCTACTCTAGGGCTTTACAATGGGTTTGTAAAGTATGTGTCAGAATTGAAAAGGAATAAAACAGAACTGGTAGCAATGCTATCTACTTCTTATTATATCTGTTTTGTAGTTACCATGTCCATGTCATTCTGGATGTATTTTTGGCCGGATTTTTGGGATCAATGGATTTTTGGTTCAACGTTTAGTAACCCAGAATTATTTAAATATATTGCTATAGCACTTCCTTTCTATGCTTCTAATATAATGTGCCTGGCTATTATTAATGGTTTTTCCCGATATAAGATTTTTATAATATTAAATATTGCAGGTAGTATTGTAGGTTTTACAATTACCTTTTTCTTAATCTGGCAATACGCCTTGCTTGGCGCCTTATATGCCTTAGTTATCAATCCTGCTATATCTTTACTGCTTACTTTAACTATTATACTTTATCAGCGAAATTTAGTTGTTTTTTTAAAAGCTAATAAAATTTCAAAAAAATATATAAAAAACCTGAGTGCATACGGGATCATGGCGTTGTTATCTGCTATTATATTTCCTATGGTATATATTTATATTCGCAATTATATTGCCCAGGTAGAAGGAGTGACTAAAGCTGGATTTTGGGAAGCAATGCAGCGAATCAGTAATCAGTACATGCTATTTGTTACTACTTTAATCTCACTATATCTGTTACCCAAACTGTCTAATGCTGATCATACGTCAACTTTTAGAATTGAAGTAGGTAAATTTTTAAAAACTGTGCTTCCTGTATTTATAGTAGGGTTTGCATTGTTATTTATTTTAAAAAAATATATTATTTCTCTGTTATTTACTGAGGATTTTCAATCGATGCAAGCTTTGTTTATCTGGCAATTATCAGGAGATTTATTAAAAATCATCGCCATCACCATCGCCTGTCAATTATTAGCCAAAAAGATGTTTTGGGAATATGTAATTAGTGAACTGCTTTCTTTTATCAGTTTATACGTTTTGAGTACAATATTAATTGATGAATTTGGTTTTGTAGGAGCTTCCATGGCGCATTTAGGAAATTTTGTAATTTATCTAATGGTCATTGTTTTTATTTTTAGAAAATACTTTTATAAATCTTCAAATCAATAA
- a CDS encoding glycosyltransferase family 1 protein: protein MKILLLGEFSRLHNSLKEGLIKLGYEVILAGSGDSFKQYPVDINLDATFIKKSRLLTFVRHAFFKITRFDLASIETYLRFRKIKHVVTHFDVVQLINEFTFNTTPIVEKRLLRHLFDKHNNIYILACGDDYTFISYLLADSFPHSTLTPYLKDKTLKKQYIHTLNYISSERKEISQLIRKNIKGIIPVSVEYLEAYKNERKVVPMIPNPINIEKIKYSELKNENVIKIFHGINSANILKKGNQYFTTALDIIKQKYPSKVEITIVQDEPYELYIRQLEKTHILLDQVYAHDQGYNALEAMAMGKVVFTGAGAYFQKYYQLEKKVAINTSPDVDRIVSDLSLLIENPDRLITISKNARWFIEQYHDFQKIAKTYTTTWTKINESVQSSNSK, encoded by the coding sequence ATGAAGATATTATTATTAGGTGAATTCAGCAGACTTCATAATTCGCTTAAAGAGGGATTAATAAAATTAGGCTATGAGGTAATACTTGCCGGTAGTGGTGATTCTTTTAAACAATATCCGGTTGATATCAACCTGGATGCAACTTTTATAAAAAAATCTCGGTTACTTACTTTTGTTAGACATGCTTTTTTTAAGATTACCCGCTTCGATCTTGCCAGTATAGAAACCTATTTACGATTTAGAAAAATAAAACACGTAGTAACCCATTTTGATGTAGTACAATTGATAAACGAATTTACTTTTAATACCACTCCTATTGTTGAAAAAAGATTACTAAGACATTTATTTGATAAACATAATAATATTTACATTTTGGCTTGTGGAGATGATTACACCTTTATTTCTTACTTACTGGCAGATTCATTTCCCCATAGCACCTTAACTCCGTATTTAAAAGATAAAACACTTAAAAAACAATATATACATACCCTCAACTACATTTCTTCGGAACGTAAAGAAATTAGTCAATTAATTCGGAAAAATATAAAAGGAATTATACCAGTTAGTGTGGAATATCTGGAAGCTTATAAAAATGAGAGAAAAGTAGTACCCATGATTCCAAATCCTATAAATATTGAGAAAATTAAGTATTCGGAGTTAAAAAACGAGAACGTTATAAAAATTTTTCATGGAATCAATAGCGCCAATATTCTAAAAAAAGGCAATCAATATTTCACAACTGCTCTTGATATTATCAAACAAAAATATCCTTCAAAAGTTGAAATTACCATTGTACAGGACGAACCTTATGAACTATACATACGCCAGCTGGAAAAGACACATATTTTATTAGATCAGGTATATGCACATGATCAAGGCTATAACGCCCTGGAAGCTATGGCAATGGGTAAAGTGGTATTTACCGGAGCCGGAGCATATTTTCAAAAGTATTACCAACTAGAAAAGAAAGTAGCGATTAATACTTCTCCGGATGTAGATCGAATTGTTTCGGATCTGAGTTTATTAATTGAAAATCCAGATCGATTAATAACTATAAGCAAAAATGCCAGATGGTTTATTGAACAATATCATGATTTTCAAAAGATTGCAAAAACCTATACCACTACATGGACTAAAATAAATGAAAGCGTTCAAAGCAGTAACTCTAAATAG
- a CDS encoding FemAB family protein — protein MYSVKKYTSSDRSDWNNFVSQSKNGTFLFYREFMEYHSDRFVDFSLLVYEKNKLVALFPANVVGHTVYSHQGLTYGGLVLKNNIGGKKVDQIINALLHYFKKQQITKLLVKPIPRFYHQFPSNEMEFFLYEKGSLPVRRDLNLAIDYKVPLQFHKSKHKKFRKAKDFNLQIRKVDELNDFWEEILIPRLKEKHKVKPVHTLPEITNLKSNFPNNILQYNVYLDNNILAGITIFKDKNVVKSQYGATSEVGEQKYALDYLFMSLIDDFKRENYLYFDMGSVTDQNFGLLKQKEELGCNIYYQDYLELLL, from the coding sequence ATGTATTCGGTAAAGAAATATACTTCGTCAGATCGATCAGATTGGAATAATTTTGTTTCTCAATCAAAGAATGGAACCTTTTTATTCTACCGTGAATTTATGGAGTATCATTCGGATCGGTTTGTTGATTTTTCTTTACTGGTTTATGAAAAGAATAAACTTGTCGCACTTTTCCCTGCAAACGTAGTTGGTCATACCGTATATTCTCATCAAGGATTGACGTACGGGGGTTTGGTTTTAAAAAACAATATAGGTGGAAAAAAAGTTGATCAGATAATTAATGCTTTATTACATTATTTTAAGAAACAACAAATTACAAAACTTCTTGTAAAGCCTATTCCACGTTTTTATCATCAGTTTCCAAGTAATGAAATGGAATTTTTTCTATACGAGAAAGGCAGTTTACCAGTACGCAGGGATCTAAATTTAGCAATAGATTATAAAGTTCCTTTACAATTTCATAAGAGTAAACATAAGAAATTTAGAAAGGCCAAGGATTTTAATTTACAGATAAGAAAGGTAGATGAGCTAAATGATTTTTGGGAAGAAATTCTAATTCCCAGGTTAAAAGAAAAGCACAAGGTAAAACCAGTGCATACGTTACCTGAAATTACAAACTTAAAATCAAATTTCCCAAATAATATCTTACAGTACAATGTATATCTTGATAATAATATTTTAGCGGGGATTACTATTTTTAAGGATAAAAACGTAGTCAAATCACAATACGGGGCAACTTCAGAAGTGGGAGAACAGAAGTACGCCCTTGATTATTTATTTATGAGCCTCATAGATGATTTCAAGAGGGAGAATTATCTTTATTTTGATATGGGAAGTGTAACAGACCAAAATTTCGGATTGTTAAAGCAAAAAGAAGAGCTGGGCTGTAATATTTATTATCAGGACTATTTAGAGTTACTGCTTTGA
- the typA gene encoding translational GTPase TypA — MTAIKNIAIIAHVDHGKTTLVDKIMYHCQLFRENENTGDLILDNNDLERERGITITSKNVSVIYKETKINIIDTPGHADFGGEVERVLNMADGVLLLVDAFEGPMPQTRFVLQKAIDLGLKPCVVVNKVDKENCTPDEVHEKVFDLMFELGAEEWQLDFPTVYGSAKNNWMSEDWKNETDSIEPLLDMVIEHIPSPKIEEGTTQMLITSLDFSSFTGRIAIGRLQRGQLREGMPVALVKRDGSIKKSKFKELHTFEGLGRKKVQEVQAGDICALVGLEGFEIGDTVADAENPEGLKTISIDEPTMSMLFTINDSPFFGKDGKFVTSRHIKERLDKELEKNLALRVNETDSADKFLVYGRGVLHLSVLIETMRREGYELQIGQPQVIIKEVDGVKSEPIEELTIDLPEHVSGKAVEMVSMRKGEMLSMEAKGDRMVCEFLIPSRGIIGLRNQLLTATAGEAIMAHRFKEYQPLKGDIPGRINGSLVSMEKGTAIPYSIDKLQDRGKFFVDPGEDIYEGQVIGENSRGDDMTVNVTKTKKLSNVRSSGADDKAKIVPAIKFSLEEALEYIQKDELVEVTPNHLRLRKVHLTEVDRKRNKIV, encoded by the coding sequence ATGACTGCTATTAAAAATATTGCGATAATTGCTCACGTTGACCACGGTAAAACAACGCTAGTTGATAAAATAATGTACCACTGTCAGTTGTTTCGTGAGAATGAAAATACCGGAGATCTTATTCTTGACAATAATGACCTGGAGCGCGAACGGGGGATTACCATCACTTCAAAGAATGTAAGTGTCATTTATAAAGAAACTAAGATTAATATTATTGATACACCGGGTCACGCCGATTTTGGGGGAGAAGTAGAACGTGTATTAAATATGGCAGATGGGGTACTACTATTGGTAGATGCTTTTGAAGGGCCTATGCCACAAACCCGTTTTGTATTACAAAAAGCCATTGATCTGGGCTTAAAACCTTGTGTGGTTGTTAATAAAGTGGATAAAGAGAATTGTACCCCGGATGAAGTTCATGAAAAAGTATTTGACCTAATGTTTGAATTGGGTGCTGAGGAATGGCAGTTAGATTTTCCTACGGTCTATGGCTCTGCCAAAAATAACTGGATGAGCGAAGACTGGAAGAATGAAACGGATAGTATCGAGCCTTTATTAGATATGGTAATTGAACATATTCCTTCACCAAAAATTGAAGAAGGAACCACTCAAATGTTAATTACCTCTTTGGATTTTTCATCTTTTACCGGTCGTATTGCCATTGGTCGTTTGCAAAGGGGGCAGTTAAGAGAAGGAATGCCGGTTGCTCTGGTAAAGAGGGACGGAAGTATTAAAAAATCAAAATTTAAAGAATTACATACGTTTGAAGGTTTAGGCCGTAAAAAAGTACAGGAAGTACAAGCTGGTGATATTTGTGCCCTGGTAGGATTAGAAGGGTTTGAAATAGGAGATACGGTAGCTGATGCAGAAAACCCGGAAGGTCTTAAAACTATTAGTATTGATGAACCTACCATGAGTATGCTATTTACCATTAATGATTCTCCGTTTTTTGGGAAAGATGGAAAATTTGTAACGTCAAGACATATTAAAGAACGCCTAGACAAGGAATTAGAAAAAAACCTTGCCCTACGGGTAAATGAAACGGATAGTGCGGATAAATTCTTAGTGTACGGACGTGGAGTATTACACTTATCCGTGCTGATTGAAACCATGCGTAGAGAAGGATACGAATTGCAGATCGGACAGCCTCAGGTAATTATTAAGGAAGTAGATGGTGTAAAAAGCGAACCTATTGAAGAATTAACCATCGATTTACCGGAGCATGTATCCGGAAAGGCGGTAGAAATGGTAAGTATGCGAAAAGGGGAGATGCTAAGTATGGAAGCTAAAGGAGACCGTATGGTTTGCGAATTCCTAATTCCGTCACGTGGAATCATTGGGTTACGTAATCAATTATTAACGGCTACAGCAGGTGAAGCCATTATGGCGCACCGTTTCAAGGAATACCAACCTTTAAAAGGTGATATCCCCGGAAGGATTAACGGTTCGTTAGTATCTATGGAAAAAGGAACCGCGATTCCATATTCCATTGATAAATTACAGGACAGAGGTAAGTTTTTTGTAGATCCGGGCGAAGATATTTATGAAGGTCAGGTAATCGGAGAAAACTCACGTGGAGACGATATGACGGTAAACGTAACAAAAACTAAAAAGTTAAGTAACGTTCGATCTTCGGGAGCTGATGATAAGGCTAAGATTGTTCCGGCGATTAAATTTTCTTTAGAAGAAGCTTTAGAATATATTCAAAAAGATGAACTGGTTGAAGTTACCCCTAATCACTTAAGATTACGAAAAGTGCATTTAACTGAGGTAGATCGAAAGAGAAATAAAATTGTATAA
- a CDS encoding DUF3575 domain-containing protein, translating to MKLIWAIITCLTVACIPLSAQDVHVEKHQFKANLLFTPSLDYEIGISNNSTLGFNLGTGLIYTTGDFRGEAYGIFLTFSPYYRYYYNFKRRIRKGKNINQNSANYVGITSSIVPGTVVIGNIDISENYVAQIGAVYGFQRTYWKRLNLGLDFGVGYAFSNLGHSVVPILNFNLGYVFSTNKNS from the coding sequence ATGAAATTAATTTGGGCTATTATCACCTGTCTCACTGTTGCCTGTATTCCGCTATCCGCTCAGGATGTACATGTAGAAAAACACCAATTTAAAGCTAATCTACTATTTACCCCAAGTCTTGATTATGAAATAGGCATATCAAACAATAGTACTCTAGGATTTAATTTAGGCACCGGACTGATTTATACTACAGGGGATTTTAGGGGAGAAGCTTACGGCATATTTTTAACTTTTTCACCCTATTATCGATATTATTATAACTTTAAAAGACGTATTAGAAAGGGTAAAAACATAAATCAAAATTCTGCAAATTATGTAGGAATTACTTCTTCCATAGTTCCTGGTACTGTTGTAATAGGAAATATTGATATTAGTGAAAATTATGTAGCTCAGATTGGTGCAGTGTACGGGTTTCAAAGGACGTACTGGAAGCGCCTTAATTTAGGTTTGGACTTTGGAGTGGGGTATGCGTTTAGTAATTTAGGCCATTCTGTAGTACCAATCTTAAACTTCAATTTAGGTTATGTTTTTAGTACTAATAAAAATTCATGA